TCTCGTTCGACGTCGACTACACGTTCCAGGTGGCCGAGGGGTCGAACTCGGACCCGAACGACGCCATCGCGGCCCGCTCCGGCGCCGACGCGCCGACGCTCCGGATCATCCCGCTCAACTGGGACCAGCGCCACACCTTCAACGCGAGCCTGTTCGTGGGCGGCGGCGGGTGGGGCGCCTCGGCGATCGGGCGGTTCGGGACGGGCTATCCGTACACGCCGGCCGCCGACCCCGGCGGCGACCGGATCGGGACGCTCCCGGCGATCCCCACGAACGCGCTCCGCCGGCCCGCCACGGCGTCCGTCGACCTCTACGCCTTCCGCCAGTTCGACCTCGGCGGCGTCGCGCCGCGCGTGTTCCTCCAGGTCTACAACCTCCTCGACGCCCGCAACGCGACCGGCGTCTACGGCGACACGGGCCTCCCCGACGTCACCTTCCTCAACGTGGGCGCGCAGGACGACCCCGGCTACTACGTCCGCCCCGACTTCTACCAGGAGCCCCGCCGGATCCAGCTCGGCCTCTCCGTCGGCTTCTAATCGATGACTGCCTTGACCTTCTCCTCCCGGCTCCTCCTCGCCGCCCTCGTCGTGGCCGCCTCGGCGCCCGCGTGGGCGCAGGGCGTGATCGACCGCGACCACGTGCCGTCGGACGAGCGCGTCGACCTGTTCGAGCGGCGCCAGACCGACCTCGACGCCAACGTCGTCCGCACGACGGTCTTCAACTTCGGCCAGACCGGGCGGACGAGCGCCGCGCCCGACGAGATCCCCTACGAGTGGCCGCGCAACACGCGCCGGCACTACCTCGCGCTGACCGGCCTGTTCGCCGGCGCCGAGGTCGTCGGCGAGAGCGGCGAGCGCGAGTGGATCGTCGACGTGCCGAACTACCGGACGAACCTCAACAACCCGTCGGAGGCGTGGACCTGGGCGCCCGTCCAGGGCTACGTCAACACGGCGGACGAGGACCTCGGGATCGCGCGGAGCGACCGGCCCGAGACGTGGCCCGCGTTCTGGCCCGACAAGACCGAGGACCCGACGGACCCCGGCTGGGCCGGCTCCTGGAGCGGCCTCTTCGGCAAGGACGTGTTCAACGCCGACCTCGAGGTCTACTACAAGATGGGCGACGACGAGTACGCCAAGCCCAACAACACGTACTACCCCGACGAGACGGACCGCTCGCGGCGCGGCCTCGGCCTCCTCGCCGACACCCGCGTGCTGGCCTGGAGCCAGGTCCTCATCGACGACGTCGTGTTCATCCTCCACAAGGTCAAGAACGACGGGACGAAGGACCTCTCGACGGTCGGCGTGACGCTGTGGCTGGCCGACCTCGTCGGCGGCGACCCCGACGCGAGCGACGACCAGCCGTTCTTCGACCTCCTCCTCGACACGGCCTTCCTCGCCGACGCCGACGGCCGCTCGACCGACACGGCCTTCGAGGGCGCCGAGGTGGAGGGGGCCATCGCGTTCTTCCTCGAGACGCCGGGCAACGCGACCGACCGGATCGACAACGACGGCGACGGGACGACGGCGCCCGAGGCCGCCGAGTTCAACTTCCGCGGCGTCTCGAAGGGCGAGCCCGGCGGCCCGATCGTCACGCTCGGGCTCCTTGCGGGCGAGGGCGATCAGGCGGGCGCCGCCGGCCGCCGCCTCCGCTACGACGGCATCGACAACAACGGGAACGGGCTGATCGACGAGGACTCGACGCAGGCCGCCTTCGGCACCCAGGTCGGCGTCGGGTTCGCCGACTACATCGACAACGACGGCGACGGCGAGCCGGGGAGCCCGGTCGTCACGCAGGCCATGATCGACGCGGCCGCCGCCGACGTCTACGGCCGCTGGCCCGTGAACCCGAACACCGAGGCGGGCGAGCCCGTCCACCTCATCGGCGTCGGCGTCGCCTACGGCGTCGGCGACACCGACGACCTCGGCAAGGCGTTCCGCGACAACATCGACAACGACGGCGACGCCTTCTCCGACGGCCCGCCGCCGGACTTCCTCTGGGAGCCCGGGAGCCCGGTCGTCACGCAGGAGATGGTGAACGCCGCCGCGTCGGACGCGCCGTACTACCGGTACGCCGTGCCCGGCACCGACATCGTCCTCTACGACGTGAAGGCCGAGGACGTCGGGAGCCCCTACGCCGACGGTGTCGACAATGACGGCGACGGGGCCATCGACGAGGGGATCGACGAGGACATCGACGAGATGATCGACGAGCGCCGCGACGACGGGATCGACAACGACGGCGACTGGCGGGCCGCGCTCGACGACGTCGGCCTCGACGGCTCCGGCAACACGGTCGACACGGGCGAGGGCGACGGCGTGCCCACCTCGGGCGCCGGGACCGACCTGCCGGGCGAGCCGAACCTCGACGTCACCGACGTCTCGGAGTCCGACCAGATCGGCATCACGAACGTCCAGTACAAGCCGGCCGGCGGCGTCAACTACCAGTCGATCGCCGATCGCCAGCTGTTCTTCGACTTCATGGTGCCGGGCCAGTTCTCGCTCCTCCAGCCGGGCCAGTCGCCGGCCTCGCGCGACACCGACCTGTTCGTGTCGTCGGGCACGTTCCCGCTGCGGGCCGGCCAGACCGAGTCGGTCTCGTTCGCCGTCATCCTCGGGGACGTCGACTACGGCCGGCAGGCGACCGACGTGGAGGGCCGCTACCGCGACCTCCTGACGAAGCGCCAGGACGCGCTCGAGGCCTACGAGGCCGACTACCGCTTCGCGCAGGCGCCGATCTGCCCGACCGTCCGCGCCGTGCCCGGCGACGGGGCCGTCACGCTCTACTGGGACGACGCGGCCGAGTCCTCGTTCGACACGTTCATCGCCGACCTCGCGCAGCCGGGCCTCGACCCCCGCGACTTCGAGGGCTACCGCGTCTACCGCGCCACGGACCCCGGCTTCCTCGACGCCCGTCAGATCACGGACGGCTTCGGCAACGTAAGCTTCCTCCGGCCGATCGCGCAGTTCGACCTCATCGACGCCTACGAGGGGTTCCACCCGGTCGCGACGAACGGGACGCAGTTCTACCTCGGCTCGAACGTCCGCGACCCGGGCGAGGCGGCGAACGGGCTCGTCAACACGTTCACGGACTCGACGGCCGTCAACGGCGTCCAGTACTACTACGCCGTCACGAGCTACGACTTCGGCGCGGCGACCGTCAACATCCAGCCGTCCGAGTGCCCGATCTCGATCACGATCGGGCCCGACGGCACGGTCACGCGGACCGGCCCCAACGTCAGCGTCGTCACGCCGTCGCAGGCGGCGGCGGGCTACACCGAGGGTACCGCCGAGCTGACCCAGACGCAGGGCTTCGCGAGCGGGTCCGTCGCGTACCGGACGGTCGACCCGACGTCGCTGCGCGACGGCCACCGCTACCGCGTGACGTTCCGCGACACGCTCATCCTCGGCCAGATCAACACGAGCGGCCGGCAGATCACGCAGGACACGATCCGCACGCGCGACGTCACGCTGGTGGACGTGACCGACGGCCGGACGCTCTTCGCCAACTCGACGGCCTGGCGGCCCGAGCGCGACGCGCCGATCACCGACGGCTTCCAGCTCTCGTTCGACCCGGTCTTCTTCACCAGCCGGATCGCCGACTCGACGCGCTGGCAGGGCGCCGGCATCAAGCCGATCACGGCCGACGTGTTCAGCTTCGCCGGTAACCCGCCCGGCACGCGCGTCCCGGCCGACTACCGCATCGAGGTGGGCCCGCCCGGCTCCGGCATGTCGACCGCGTTCGCGCTCACGGTCGGCATCCCGCGGACGCTCCCGGCCAAGCCGACCAACGTCCGCGTGTTCAAGACGGTCGTGGACGGGGCGGGCAACGCGACCGAGGTGCCCGTCGCCTACGCCTTCTACGACGTGGCCGGCGACGGCGCGTCGCCGTTCGAGGTCGGCAGCGCGGCGACGAACCTGTTCTCGACCCAGTACAACATCGGCGGGGCCGGCATCGACGACTCGGACCGGATCTACCTCTTGGAGGACATCCCCGGCGATCGCCGCGACGGCCTCACGCCGACGTGGGAGATCCGGATGAGTCTCGCCGACCCGGCCCTCCGGGACCCCCAGCCGGGCGACACGGGCGTCCTCGTCACGAGCAAGCCGTTCCTCGCGTCCGACGTCTACGAGTTCACGGTGACCGGGCCGAGCTTCGACGCCGACGCCGCGGCCGGCCTGCTCGACCAGGTCCGCGTCGTGCCGAACCCGTACCGCGGGACGAGCCAGTTCGAGGTCGCGAACCCGTTCCCGACGGGGCGCGGCGAGCGCCGGATCCGGTTCGTCGGGCTCCCGCCCCAGGCCACGGTCCGCATCTTCACGCCCTCGGGCCGCCTCGTCCGGACGCTCGAGATGAACGAGGGCTCGAACGGCAGCATCACGACCGGGATGCTCCTCAACGGGTCGCTGTCGTGGGACCTCCTCAACGAGGACCGCCTCGAGGTCTCGTACGGCGTCTACCTCTACCACGTCGAAGCGCCCGGGGTGGGCGAGACGACGGGCACCCTCGCCCTCATCAAGTAGCCATGCCGATGCCCACCTCCCTCGCCCGGCCGACCGGCGGCGTCCTGCGGCTGGCCCTCCTCGCCGCCGTCCTCGTGGCCCTGCCCGCCTCGGCGCAGTCGGGGACGGCCGCGGCCGAGTTCCTCAACGTCCCGATCGGGGCCCGCGCGACGGCCATGGGCGGGGCCTTCGGGGCCACGGCCGCCGACGCCTCCGCGCTCTACTGGAACCCGGCCGGCCTCGCCGGGATGCGCGACGCGCAGGCCCAGTTCGAGTACGCCCAGTGGTACGTCGGCTCCGACGTCAACTTCGCGTCCGCCGCCAGCCCGACGCCGTTCGGCGTGGTCGCCGTCGGCGTGACGGCGCTGACCTACGAGGACATGGACGTGATCGAGGAGAGCGGCAACAGCCAGCTCCCGTCGGGCGAGACGTTCGCGGCGGGTTCCTACGCCGTCTCGCTCGGCTACGGGCGCCAGCTGACCGACCGGTTCTCGCTGGGCGGGACCGTCAAGGTCGTCCGCGAGCAGATCGCCAACTCGTCGGCGACGGGCGTGGCGTTCGACGTGGGGACCCTCTTCGTGACGCCGTTCCGGGGCATCCGCCTCGGCGCCTCGATCGCCAACTTCGGCCCGAAGATGCGGATGGACGGGTCGGACCTGAACATCCCGTTCGACCCGCTCCCGGGCCAGAGCGGCAACAACAACGCGATCCCCGGCCGGATCGCGACGGACGCCTACGACCTCCCGCTCACGATGCGCGTCGGGCTGGCGACCGAGGTCTACGAGCAGGCCGGCACGCGCGTGACGGTCGCCGTCGACGCGCTCTCGCCGTCGGCCACGGGCCAGCACGTCAACGCGGGCGCCGAGGTGGGCCTGCTCGGCGGGCTCGTCCAGCTCCGCGGCGGCGTCCAGGAGCTGTTCCTGGAGGAGAGCCCGCGGTCGTTCACGCTCGGCGGTGGCCTCCGCTACGGGTTCGGCGGGCTCGACCTCTCGGCCGACTACGCCTACGAGGCCGCCGACTACTTCGACGGCGTCCACCGCCTCGCCGTCGGCCTCCGGTTCTAGGCCCTCCGGGGCCCCGTCGATTCCCCCTCATCCGGTTCTGTACACCGGGCACGAAAGCGCTTACACTGCGCCGAAGGCCCCTCTCGCCGGCTCCGCCGGCCCTTTCCCCCAACACGGGACACAACCCATGCGACCCACTGCTACTCACCTCGGGCGATGGCTCGGCCTGGCGGCCCTCGCGGCCGTCCTCGCGACGCCAGCCCTCGCCCAGCGGACCATCACGCTCCGCATGAACTCGGCCACCCAGCCGGACACGATCGCGGCCGACGCGGCGCTCGCCGGCGCCCAGGTCCGCGGCCAGGTCGCCAGCGGCACAGCCCTGCCCGACGGCAACACCATCGACTGGAACGACAACACGACGCTGATCCCCGAGAACGTCGGCGGCGACTACTGGCAGATCGAGTTCCAGATCCCGGACAACGAGGAGCTCAAGTTCAAGTTTTTCTTTGGACAGTCCGAGCCTGAGGGCGACCTGCCTGGCGGCTGGGAGGCCGGCGGCGACCAGGTGATCCCGGCCGGGACCGGCGACGTGGCGCTCGACCTCCACTACTTCGAGAAGGTCGCCGGCGACCAGAACTACGACTGGCGGCCGTTCGAGGCCGGCGGCGACTCGGTCGCCGTCTGGTTCCGGACCTACATCGACACGGAGGACGCGCTCTCGAAGGGGCTCGACCTCGACGACGGCTCGCTCGTCGTCGGCGTCCGTGGCGACAACGCCACCGGCGGCAGCCAGGACGGCGGCGCGACGACCATCGACTGGGGCTCGACCAACATCGTCCTCAACCGCGAGAGCGACAACCCCTCCTCGCCCGGTTTCAAGCTGTTCTCGGGCGCCGTGTCGTACCCGGCCTCGGCGATCGGCTCGACGCAGGCCTACAAGTTCTTCTTCTCGGACAGCGACACGGACGCCGGTTGGGAGAACGACATCGACGGCGGAAACCGGACGTTCACGATCCCGGCCCAGGACTCTACCCTCATGTGGAAGTTCTACAGCAACAGCCCCGCCAACGAGGGGACGGCTGTGACGGCCCTCGTCGGGTTCCAGGTCGACGTCTCGCCGATCTCCTCGATCGGCCTCTACCAGGTCGCCGACGACCTTGTTCAGGTCCGCGGTGGGTTCAACGGGTGGGACTGCCCCGACGACAACCAGGACGACTGCCTGCTCCAGCAGATCCCGGGCACGCCGGACTTCGCCCGTCAGGTGCCGATCACGGCCGCGCCGGGCGGCGACCCGCTCCCGTACAAGTTTTACGTCGACTTCCGCAATGCGGACGGGACCGCCCAGTTCCAAGACGCCGCGGGGAACGACCTCGACGTCGGCTGGGAGGAGCCGCTCGACTTCGGCGGCGGCAACCGGTTCTTCGACTTCTCCGGCACGGAGCAGACGCTCGACGAGCAGTTCTTCAACGGCGTCCGCCCCGGCAACGTCATCGCCGATGGCCAGTCGGTCGACCTCACGTTCATGGTCGACATGAGCGAGGCCACGATGTTTGAGGACGCACAGGGCCGCGCGTTCGACCCGGCCGCCGACACGGTCTCGGTCCAGTTCGAGGACGTGGTCTGGCTCCTGACGCAGGGGTACATCCCCGGTGGGGAGGACCTCGTCGACACGGGCTCTGGGGGCAACCTCGTCAACGGGTTCTCGCTCTCTGACCCCGACGGCGACCTCGTCTACACCGGTACGCTTACGATCAACGGCCCGACCTACAACGGGATCGGCTACCGGTACGTCTTCGCCAATGACGACGACGGCCTCCAGGCCGAGGGCTCGGGCGGGTTCGACGCTGGCCGGCGCCGCTATCGGTACATCACCGACGTCACCGCCGACGCGTTCTCGTTCGCGAAGGACACGTTCCGGCCGGCCGGCCCGGGCGTTCAGGCGATGCCGTGGGAGATCAACCCGACCGGTCCGTTCGAGCCGGGCGACGTGCAGTTCTCGGTGCCCGTCGGCTTCGTCGACGAGGGCCTTGCCGTGTCTATCGGGGACGACCCGTCCCGCGACGGCGACCTCGCGCTCGGGGCCGTCTACCCGAACCCGACGACGGGCCTCGCCCGCGTCGTCGTGACCGCCCCGGCCGAGGCGCCGGTGACGGTCCGCGTGTTCGACGTGACGGGCCGCGTGGTGGCCCGTGTGGTCGAGGGCGCGTTCGTCTCGGGCCGCCCGCTCGACATCGACACGCGCGGCCTCGCCGCCGGCCTCTACCTCGTCCGCGCCGAGAGCGAGGCGGGCGTGGCCATCCGGAGCCTGACGGTCGTCCGCTAGCGACGCCGGCCCGGGCCGCCCCGAGAGGGGAGGGCCCGGGCCGCTGCTTTCGCGCCGGCCGCCGTAGCAGGCGGCCGGCGTTTTTTCGATGCCCACCACGCCCATGCGCCCGTTCCTTCTCCTGGCCCTGCTCGCCTCGGCCCTCGTCCCGGTCGGGTCGGCGCCCGCCAGCGCCCAGTCGGTCGACGTCACGTTCCGGTTCCTGCCGGACCTCACGACGCCGCCGATCTCGCCCGTGTCCCGCGCCTTCGTGCCGGGCTCGTTCAACGACTGGGGCCCGAACAGCAGCGGGGTGATCGCCGCCGGCGCGCCGAGCCAGGCGGCCTACGAGCCGGCCCTCGCCGAGTACCGGTACACGACGACGCTCCAGGCCGGGCAGAGCTACGCCTACAAGGTCCACGTCCACCGCAACGCGGCCGGCACCGACTACGTCTGGCTGACGGACCCGCTCGGGACCGAGACGACCGGGCCCAACAACGACTCGGTCGTCCGCGTCGAGGACCCGTTCGTGTTCCAGATCGCGCGCGAGCAGAGCGGGACGGCCGAGGTCCGGGCCGTCTCGGCCGGCGTGTTCGGCACGGCCGCGGTCGCGGCCGTCACGTTCACCGTCAACGAGACGACGTACACCGACGGCATCGAGGACACGGGCGACGGCGTCTACCGCCTGGTGCTGCCCGAGGCGGTCGCCCCCGGCGCCTTCGTCCGC
This sequence is a window from Rubrivirga marina. Protein-coding genes within it:
- a CDS encoding PorV/PorQ family protein; translation: MPTSLARPTGGVLRLALLAAVLVALPASAQSGTAAAEFLNVPIGARATAMGGAFGATAADASALYWNPAGLAGMRDAQAQFEYAQWYVGSDVNFASAASPTPFGVVAVGVTALTYEDMDVIEESGNSQLPSGETFAAGSYAVSLGYGRQLTDRFSLGGTVKVVREQIANSSATGVAFDVGTLFVTPFRGIRLGASIANFGPKMRMDGSDLNIPFDPLPGQSGNNNAIPGRIATDAYDLPLTMRVGLATEVYEQAGTRVTVAVDALSPSATGQHVNAGAEVGLLGGLVQLRGGVQELFLEESPRSFTLGGGLRYGFGGLDLSADYAYEAADYFDGVHRLAVGLRF
- a CDS encoding T9SS type A sorting domain-containing protein — protein: MRPTATHLGRWLGLAALAAVLATPALAQRTITLRMNSATQPDTIAADAALAGAQVRGQVASGTALPDGNTIDWNDNTTLIPENVGGDYWQIEFQIPDNEELKFKFFFGQSEPEGDLPGGWEAGGDQVIPAGTGDVALDLHYFEKVAGDQNYDWRPFEAGGDSVAVWFRTYIDTEDALSKGLDLDDGSLVVGVRGDNATGGSQDGGATTIDWGSTNIVLNRESDNPSSPGFKLFSGAVSYPASAIGSTQAYKFFFSDSDTDAGWENDIDGGNRTFTIPAQDSTLMWKFYSNSPANEGTAVTALVGFQVDVSPISSIGLYQVADDLVQVRGGFNGWDCPDDNQDDCLLQQIPGTPDFARQVPITAAPGGDPLPYKFYVDFRNADGTAQFQDAAGNDLDVGWEEPLDFGGGNRFFDFSGTEQTLDEQFFNGVRPGNVIADGQSVDLTFMVDMSEATMFEDAQGRAFDPAADTVSVQFEDVVWLLTQGYIPGGEDLVDTGSGGNLVNGFSLSDPDGDLVYTGTLTINGPTYNGIGYRYVFANDDDGLQAEGSGGFDAGRRRYRYITDVTADAFSFAKDTFRPAGPGVQAMPWEINPTGPFEPGDVQFSVPVGFVDEGLAVSIGDDPSRDGDLALGAVYPNPTTGLARVVVTAPAEAPVTVRVFDVTGRVVARVVEGAFVSGRPLDIDTRGLAAGLYLVRAESEAGVAIRSLTVVR